One segment of Candidatus Melainabacteria bacterium DNA contains the following:
- the yqeK gene encoding bis(5'-nucleosyl)-tetraphosphatase (symmetrical) YqeK, which translates to MYDSNIKHELKKLKPEIESWLKQNVSEDRFSHIVRVVKTAKRYAKKLELDRYKAELSAWLHDIAKELPDEKLLEIAKQKNIDLDEVDYNMPHILHARVGAEIAKEKFGINDEDVLSGIRCHTLAEPDMGKIGMLIYLADATEPGREKKFAAPVRKIFKEKGLKAAILLAIDKKILDVIERNKKVHPLTIKARNWLLNNIF; encoded by the coding sequence GTATGATTCAAACATAAAACACGAATTAAAAAAATTAAAACCTGAAATTGAATCTTGGTTAAAACAAAATGTTAGCGAAGATAGATTTAGTCACATCGTTCGAGTTGTAAAAACAGCAAAAAGATATGCTAAGAAACTAGAGCTTGATCGTTACAAAGCAGAATTGTCTGCATGGCTTCATGATATAGCAAAAGAATTGCCAGATGAAAAACTTTTAGAAATTGCTAAGCAAAAAAACATTGATTTAGATGAAGTAGATTATAATATGCCTCACATTTTACATGCAAGAGTTGGAGCAGAAATAGCTAAAGAAAAATTTGGGATTAATGATGAAGATGTACTAAGTGGCATTAGATGTCATACTTTGGCTGAGCCAGATATGGGTAAAATAGGCATGCTTATATATCTTGCAGATGCAACTGAGCCAGGTAGAGAAAAAAAATTTGCTGCACCTGTTAGAAAAATATTTAAGGAGAAAGGATTAAAAGCAGCAATACTGCTAGCTATAGATAAAAAAATATTAGATGTCATTGAAAGAAATAAAAAAGTTCATCCACTTACAATAAAAGCAAGAAATTGGTTATTAAACAACATTTTCTAG